The following are encoded together in the Bacteroidota bacterium genome:
- a CDS encoding pyridoxal-phosphate dependent enzyme yields MNRTPLIRFYHEDFPGELYLKLENLQPIGSFKLRGASNAMALAPRATLAEGVYTPSAGNMAQGVGWNARAMNIPCTVIVPDHAPQAKLDAITRLGAKYIKIPFEKWWQVLVTREFEGMKGFFVHPVSDLAVIAGNGTVGLEIVEDLPDVDGVVVPYGGGGLISGIASAIRALRPGTKIYASETSTAAPLFKSLEAGSPQKVEYVPSFIDGIGSAGLLEEMWPLVSSLVTGSIVVSPSDIGRAIKLLIQRSRVIAEGAGGSSLAAALTGKAGHGKIVCVISGGNIDLDKVAKIMRDEVP; encoded by the coding sequence GTGAACCGCACCCCTCTGATACGATTCTATCATGAGGACTTTCCCGGCGAACTATACCTCAAGCTCGAGAATCTTCAACCGATCGGGTCTTTTAAGCTGCGAGGCGCCAGCAACGCCATGGCCCTCGCGCCCAGGGCTACGCTCGCCGAAGGTGTCTATACCCCGAGCGCTGGAAACATGGCACAGGGTGTGGGGTGGAACGCCAGGGCGATGAACATCCCCTGCACAGTGATTGTGCCCGATCACGCCCCGCAGGCCAAGCTGGACGCGATCACCAGATTAGGGGCGAAGTACATCAAGATACCCTTCGAGAAGTGGTGGCAGGTCCTGGTCACGCGGGAGTTCGAAGGAATGAAAGGCTTCTTTGTCCACCCGGTGAGCGATCTGGCGGTCATTGCGGGGAACGGAACGGTGGGTTTGGAGATCGTCGAAGACCTTCCGGATGTCGATGGGGTGGTTGTGCCGTATGGCGGGGGTGGATTGATCTCCGGAATAGCTTCGGCGATACGCGCCTTGCGTCCGGGAACAAAAATCTACGCTTCCGAAACATCCACTGCGGCTCCCCTCTTCAAGTCTCTCGAGGCGGGAAGTCCGCAAAAGGTGGAATATGTCCCGAGCTTTATCGACGGCATCGGAAGTGCGGGATTACTTGAAGAAATGTGGCCCCTTGTCAGCTCGCTGGTAACCGGATCGATCGTAGTGAGTCCCTCGGACATTGGACGGGCGATCAAGTTGCTCATTCAACGGAGCCGCGTGATCGCGGAGGGAGCAGGAGGCTCTTCGCTTGCGGCCGCTCTGACTGGAAAAGCAGGGCATGGAAAGATTGTGTGTGTCATTTCCGGCGGGAACATTGATCTCGATAAGGTGGCGAAGATAATGAGGGATGAGGTGCCTTAA